One region of Candidatus Electrothrix rattekaaiensis genomic DNA includes:
- a CDS encoding DUF4476 domain-containing protein — translation MELISIISGVASLVAFGYAIWPNFTNRKIRNRRSAWYALLIFLVLSGSIFFFQTSDQRTDINDKSFSESKNNQTLGNQSITNEISTSLFLSQLNKFDLDSDKIKYIREYKKIMNSKITFNEFNNILSEMNQSSNKIIVATHLISYTIKPQKDELDKYMSQFHMDSYKKKALDIIYKK, via the coding sequence ATGGAATTGATATCGATAATTTCTGGTGTTGCATCATTGGTTGCATTTGGGTATGCGATTTGGCCTAATTTTACAAATCGAAAAATAAGGAATCGTCGTTCTGCATGGTATGCACTTTTAATTTTTCTTGTACTATCTGGCTCCATTTTCTTTTTTCAAACTAGCGACCAGCGGACCGACATTAATGATAAATCATTTTCAGAATCTAAGAATAATCAAACACTGGGAAATCAATCTATTACTAATGAGATCTCTACCTCCTTATTCCTGTCTCAGCTTAACAAATTTGATTTAGATTCAGATAAAATTAAGTACATAAGGGAGTATAAAAAAATTATGAATTCAAAAATCACATTTAATGAATTTAACAATATTTTAAGCGAAATGAATCAATCTTCAAACAAGATAATAGTTGCAACACATTTAATTAGTTACACGATAAAGCCCCAAAAAGATGAATTAGACAAGTATATGAGTCAATTTCATATGGATTCATACAAGAAGAAAGCATTAGATATCATTTACAAAAAATGA
- a CDS encoding Rpn family recombination-promoting nuclease/putative transposase has product MASKERYINLFTDYGFKKIFGEEPNKNLLLDFLNELLKEEQGEIRDLTYLKTEQLGDTDIDRKAIFDLYCENERGEKFIVELQKSKQNFFKDRALYYSTFPIREQAERGDWNFQLKAVYTVAILDFVFDEDKNQPEKYRYDVKLSDIETNRVFYDKLTFIYLEMPKFSKKLDELKTRFDKWLYVIRNLNRLERIPDMLREQVFEQLFDTAEIARFTPDQVRSYEKSLKYYRDMKNSLDTAFDEGRVEGKEEGKNERDREIVRNGIQQGIDIKMIAQLTGLSEEEIKEIEKERSDD; this is encoded by the coding sequence ATGGCCAGCAAAGAACGCTACATCAACCTGTTCACTGATTACGGATTTAAGAAGATCTTCGGTGAAGAGCCGAATAAAAACCTGCTCCTGGATTTTCTCAACGAATTGCTCAAAGAAGAACAGGGAGAGATCCGAGATCTGACCTATCTAAAGACCGAACAGCTCGGCGACACCGATATCGACCGCAAGGCGATCTTCGATCTCTACTGCGAGAATGAACGGGGTGAGAAGTTCATTGTCGAACTCCAGAAGAGCAAACAGAATTTTTTCAAGGACCGAGCACTTTATTACTCCACCTTTCCCATCCGCGAGCAGGCGGAACGGGGCGACTGGAATTTTCAGCTCAAGGCCGTCTATACGGTGGCTATCCTGGATTTTGTCTTTGACGAGGATAAGAACCAACCGGAAAAGTACCGCTATGATGTTAAGCTGTCTGATATTGAAACCAATCGGGTGTTTTATGATAAACTGACTTTTATCTATCTTGAGATGCCCAAATTCAGCAAAAAACTGGATGAGCTGAAGACTCGGTTTGATAAATGGCTGTACGTTATCAGGAACCTGAATCGGCTGGAACGAATACCAGACATGCTACGGGAACAGGTGTTTGAGCAGCTCTTTGATACTGCGGAGATTGCCCGCTTTACCCCGGACCAGGTGCGTTCTTATGAGAAGAGTCTGAAATATTATCGGGACATGAAAAACTCCCTTGATACTGCTTTTGATGAGGGGAGAGTAGAAGGAAAAGAAGAAGGTAAGAATGAAAGAGATAGAGAGATAGTCCGTAATGGAATTCAGCAAGGAATTGATATCAAAATGATTGCTCAGTTGACGGGCCTGTCAGAAGAAGAGATTAAGGAGATTGAAAAAGAGCGCTCGGACGACTAA
- a CDS encoding type II toxin-antitoxin system VapB family antitoxin, translating into MRTNVVVDDNLMAEAMRLSCIKTKKGVIDQALRLLVQIKKQEAVRQLKGRLHWEGDLEKMRLD; encoded by the coding sequence ATGAGAACAAATGTTGTTGTTGATGACAACCTGATGGCGGAAGCAATGCGGTTAAGCTGTATCAAGACCAAAAAAGGTGTTATAGATCAGGCGTTGAGGCTGCTGGTGCAGATTAAAAAACAGGAAGCCGTCCGTCAACTGAAAGGCAGACTGCACTGGGAGGGCGATCTTGAGAAAATGAGGCTGGACTGA
- a CDS encoding PIN domain nuclease encodes MILVDSSVWVNYFNGQATWQTEMLDQLLLQVPVYTGDLILTEVLQGFRKDRDYAKAKEVMSILPCKELGGYAVAVAAAENYRTLRKKGVTVRKTIDMIIGTFCITNTLSLLHDDRDFEPMVAHLGLREVSSAILH; translated from the coding sequence ATGATTCTGGTCGATTCCTCAGTATGGGTAAACTATTTTAACGGTCAGGCAACATGGCAGACGGAAATGCTGGATCAACTGCTGCTACAGGTTCCGGTGTATACCGGGGATCTGATTCTGACGGAGGTGCTGCAGGGATTCAGGAAAGACCGCGACTATGCAAAGGCAAAAGAAGTTATGAGCATACTTCCCTGCAAAGAACTGGGAGGATATGCTGTTGCTGTCGCGGCTGCTGAGAACTACAGAACGTTACGGAAAAAAGGCGTTACGGTCAGGAAGACTATTGATATGATCATCGGGACATTCTGTATAACGAACACGCTCTCTTTGTTGCATGATGACAGGGATTTTGAACCTATGGTTGCCCATTTGGGTCTTAGGGAGGTTTCTTCGGCGATTTTGCATTAA
- a CDS encoding Uma2 family endonuclease: protein MQAQEQHHISPEEYLTGERDGDIRHEYFAGEVFAMAGASREHNQISTNIVRLLGNQLLEKPCSVFASDMKVKIQKRRKYSYPDIVVVCEKEEYEDEHNDVLLNPVVLIEILSGSTEAYDRGDKFSHYQELPSFTEYILVSQYTFKMERFARQADNSWVYTIYQGEEDILSVETIDCELPLAEVYRKVRFAEQGARRNRLTVRSLPD from the coding sequence ATGCAGGCGCAGGAGCAGCATCATATCAGCCCTGAAGAATATCTTACCGGGGAACGTGATGGTGATATCCGGCATGAATACTTTGCCGGAGAAGTCTTTGCCATGGCCGGGGCAAGCCGGGAACATAACCAGATCTCGACAAATATCGTCCGCCTGCTGGGCAATCAGCTGTTGGAGAAGCCGTGCAGCGTCTTTGCCAGCGACATGAAGGTGAAGATCCAAAAGAGGAGAAAGTATTCCTACCCGGATATCGTTGTTGTCTGTGAAAAAGAGGAGTATGAGGATGAACATAACGATGTGCTGCTGAATCCCGTCGTTCTTATAGAAATCCTTTCCGGCAGCACCGAGGCCTATGATCGGGGAGACAAGTTCTCCCATTATCAGGAGCTCCCTTCATTTACCGAGTATATCCTGGTTTCTCAGTATACCTTTAAGATGGAACGATTTGCCCGGCAGGCCGACAATTCCTGGGTGTATACGATATATCAGGGTGAAGAAGATATACTCTCTGTCGAAACAATAGATTGTGAACTGCCGCTGGCCGAGGTATATAGAAAAGTACGGTTTGCTGAACAGGGAGCGCGAAGAAATCGGCTGACTGTGCGCAGTCTCCCTGATTAG
- a CDS encoding efflux RND transporter permease subunit: protein MTQLGNTHRQPQPHASLAVMGREVRQAYSHSASVDRRSAGLGYVYSIVVGAILAWKIHLLGLIVLGFGLYRLILQFLPKKILPILTRLENWLVILLVTVLLAQSWQPLGIEKGDWANFLFVGLLIGGLLGFFQIFQWMYPHLLRLFLRWKLIFLIFPLLVVIGGAMVWLGVPKLTGWLPDSIRRAKPMMSLAHSFPGLGREFMPFLDEGSFLYMPTTMPHAGLTEVQEVLAAQDRAITAIPEVESAVGKLGRAETPLDPAPLSMIETIINYHPEYLEDEKGNRLLFAWREDRKDFCRSPEGVLLKAGDGMPYLVQGRFERDERGGLIPDPEGKPFRLWRAALNPTINPDRDPWPGIEDTDDIWNEIVQAAEIPGVTSAPKLQPIAARIVMLQSGMRAPMGIKVKGPDLATIEQVGLDLERLVKQVPSVSPLTVLADRVVGKPYLEIVIDREAISRHGIKLGRVQEVISAAVGGKMVTMTVEGRERYPVQVRYQRERRDSLEALERILVTTSTGEHIPLAQLADIRYVRGPQMIKSEDTFLTGYVLFDKKKGFAEVDVVEQTRSFLEEKIASGELRIPPGVSYTFAGNYENQIRAQKRLSVILPLALLVIMLILYLQFRSLGTTMMVFSAILVAWSGGFLMIWLYGQDWFLDFSLFDTDMRKLFQVHGINLSVAIWVGFLALFGIATDDGVLMATYLDESKARFKDKKERTRQDIREMVLHGAQRRIRPALMTSATTILALIPILTSTGRGSDIMVPMAIPSFGGMIIAMLTVFVVPVLYCWVEEGRVKGSKKY, encoded by the coding sequence ATGACCCAGCTAGGAAACACTCATCGCCAGCCGCAACCCCACGCTTCCCTGGCAGTAATGGGCAGGGAGGTGCGGCAGGCATATTCCCATTCCGCCTCTGTGGACAGGCGTAGTGCAGGCCTGGGATATGTTTATTCGATCGTCGTAGGAGCCATTCTGGCCTGGAAGATTCATCTGCTCGGCCTGATCGTGCTCGGCTTCGGTCTGTACCGCCTGATCCTCCAGTTCCTCCCGAAAAAGATCCTGCCCATCCTCACCCGGCTGGAGAACTGGCTGGTCATCCTGCTGGTCACGGTGCTGCTGGCCCAGAGCTGGCAGCCTTTGGGCATTGAAAAAGGAGACTGGGCCAATTTCCTCTTTGTGGGCCTGCTCATCGGCGGCTTACTCGGTTTCTTTCAGATTTTTCAGTGGATGTACCCGCATCTGTTGCGCCTGTTTCTGCGCTGGAAGCTGATTTTTTTGATTTTCCCCTTGCTGGTGGTTATCGGCGGGGCAATGGTCTGGTTAGGGGTTCCGAAACTCACCGGCTGGCTGCCGGACAGCATCCGCCGGGCCAAGCCAATGATGAGTCTGGCGCACAGCTTTCCCGGTCTGGGCCGGGAGTTCATGCCCTTCCTGGACGAGGGCTCCTTTCTCTACATGCCCACCACCATGCCCCATGCCGGGCTGACCGAGGTCCAGGAGGTTTTGGCGGCTCAGGATCGGGCCATCACCGCCATCCCGGAGGTGGAGTCCGCCGTGGGCAAGCTGGGCCGGGCCGAGACCCCGCTGGATCCTGCGCCCCTGTCCATGATTGAAACCATCATCAATTATCATCCTGAATATCTGGAAGATGAGAAGGGAAACCGCCTGCTTTTCGCCTGGCGCGAAGACCGCAAGGACTTCTGCCGCAGCCCTGAAGGGGTGCTGCTCAAGGCTGGGGACGGCATGCCTTATCTGGTGCAGGGGCGTTTTGAGCGGGATGAGCGGGGTGGACTGATCCCTGATCCTGAAGGTAAACCCTTCCGGCTCTGGCGGGCCGCCCTTAATCCGACCATCAATCCTGACCGCGATCCCTGGCCCGGTATTGAAGATACCGACGACATCTGGAACGAGATCGTTCAGGCCGCCGAGATCCCCGGCGTGACCTCGGCTCCCAAGCTCCAGCCCATTGCTGCCCGGATCGTCATGCTCCAGAGCGGCATGCGTGCGCCTATGGGCATCAAGGTCAAAGGGCCTGATCTGGCAACCATCGAGCAGGTAGGCCTGGACCTGGAACGGCTGGTTAAGCAGGTGCCCTCGGTCTCGCCCCTGACCGTGCTGGCCGACCGGGTGGTGGGCAAGCCCTATCTGGAAATCGTCATCGACCGGGAGGCCATCTCCCGGCACGGCATCAAACTGGGCAGAGTGCAGGAGGTGATCTCGGCAGCGGTGGGCGGCAAAATGGTCACCATGACCGTGGAAGGCCGGGAACGTTACCCGGTGCAAGTGCGCTATCAGCGCGAGCGGCGGGATTCTCTGGAAGCCCTGGAGCGTATCCTGGTTACCACCTCCACCGGAGAGCATATCCCGCTGGCCCAGCTGGCCGATATCCGCTATGTGCGCGGCCCGCAGATGATCAAGAGTGAGGACACCTTCCTGACCGGCTATGTCCTGTTTGATAAGAAAAAGGGTTTTGCCGAGGTGGACGTGGTCGAGCAGACCCGCAGCTTCCTGGAGGAGAAGATCGCCAGCGGCGAGCTGCGCATTCCGCCGGGTGTCTCTTACACCTTCGCCGGTAATTACGAGAATCAGATCCGGGCGCAGAAGCGACTTTCCGTGATCCTGCCCCTGGCCCTGCTGGTGATCATGCTGATCCTCTATCTCCAGTTCCGTTCCCTGGGCACCACCATGATGGTCTTCTCCGCCATCCTGGTGGCCTGGTCCGGCGGCTTCCTGATGATTTGGCTCTACGGTCAGGACTGGTTCCTGGATTTCTCCCTCTTTGATACGGACATGCGCAAACTCTTCCAGGTCCACGGGATCAATTTGTCCGTGGCCATCTGGGTGGGCTTTTTGGCCCTGTTCGGCATCGCCACCGACGACGGGGTGCTCATGGCCACCTATCTGGACGAATCAAAGGCTCGCTTCAAGGATAAGAAGGAGAGAACCCGGCAGGACATCCGCGAGATGGTCCTGCACGGTGCGCAGCGCCGCATCCGCCCGGCCCTGATGACCTCGGCCACCACCATCCTGGCCCTGATCCCCATTCTGACCTCCACCGGTCGGGGCTCGGATATTATGGTGCCTATGGCTATTCCTTCTTTTGGTGGGATGATTATTGCCATGCTGACGGTCTTTGTGGTGCCTGTGTTGTATTGTTGGGTTGAGGAGGGGCGGGTGAAGGGCAGTAAAAAGTACTGA